In one Variovorax sp. V213 genomic region, the following are encoded:
- a CDS encoding selenocysteine synthase, protein MQVKKPTDSLGNPLDPIVGFARGKIIQSSVDEARRLRQGQSVAAERIRRLGAMSIGVFTGNQREFPLNVEDLATNCEEWVGPGLYAEELRQVAIEHMGGQPGDMVAPVNRTSAGIIATIAALADGKPVVSVVPPGGRSHASVIRGCGIAQVILHEVQGDKDWASVIEERAPALVVVTTVTSSLEYLDDNVSMDVAAVAKASGAAVLFDEAYGARMRPVLRGGAKSLHLGGDVAITNCDKAGLSGPRSGLLVGRPLLITRISAKASEFGMEARAPIAASALRSLQRFSPKDLLDEAESGKQLAAALRDRMGTDLVAVSDLGPMIEEDLALQEVFRRAGKAPSGTDLVPCEITSALGMLLLRDHGILTVNTHGQPGARVSVRLKPTHGAIERVGGMSKVVDAMVASFDEVARYVDKPKELAELIVGASQ, encoded by the coding sequence GCGCGACGACTGCGCCAAGGTCAGTCGGTCGCGGCAGAACGCATCCGCCGTCTCGGAGCGATGTCGATCGGCGTGTTCACAGGCAACCAACGCGAGTTCCCGCTGAACGTCGAAGACCTCGCAACGAACTGTGAAGAATGGGTGGGGCCTGGGCTCTACGCCGAAGAACTCCGACAGGTCGCCATCGAGCACATGGGCGGACAGCCCGGCGACATGGTGGCACCCGTGAACAGGACGAGCGCTGGAATCATTGCCACTATTGCAGCGCTCGCCGACGGGAAGCCGGTGGTGTCCGTGGTCCCGCCTGGCGGCCGATCGCACGCGTCGGTCATCCGCGGATGCGGCATCGCGCAGGTCATCCTGCATGAGGTCCAGGGAGACAAGGACTGGGCGTCGGTCATAGAAGAAAGGGCCCCCGCATTGGTGGTTGTGACCACCGTCACCAGCAGCCTTGAATATCTGGACGACAACGTCTCCATGGATGTCGCGGCGGTGGCGAAGGCAAGCGGCGCGGCGGTTCTCTTCGACGAGGCATACGGCGCCCGGATGCGTCCGGTTCTGCGTGGCGGTGCGAAGAGTCTTCACCTCGGTGGCGACGTCGCCATCACCAATTGCGACAAGGCCGGTCTGTCGGGGCCACGCTCGGGGCTGTTGGTAGGCCGACCGCTGTTGATCACGCGCATTTCTGCAAAGGCGTCCGAGTTCGGGATGGAGGCGCGCGCCCCCATCGCAGCGAGCGCTCTTCGCTCATTGCAGCGATTCTCTCCAAAGGATCTTCTGGACGAAGCGGAAAGCGGCAAGCAGCTCGCGGCGGCACTGCGAGACCGCATGGGAACCGATCTGGTCGCCGTGAGCGATCTTGGTCCAATGATTGAAGAAGACCTCGCCCTCCAGGAAGTCTTTCGCCGCGCCGGCAAGGCCCCATCGGGGACTGATCTGGTTCCCTGTGAAATCACCTCGGCGCTCGGCATGTTGCTGCTGCGTGACCACGGCATCCTGACGGTGAATACCCATGGCCAGCCCGGTGCCCGTGTATCGGTCCGTCTCAAGCCGACCCACGGTGCGATCGAGCGTGTGGGTGGCATGTCCAAGGTTGTCGATGCAATGGTGGCCTCCTTCGATGAAGTGGCCCGCTACGTCGACAAGCCCAAAGAGCTTGCC